From a region of the Mycobacterium intracellulare ATCC 13950 genome:
- a CDS encoding rhodanese-like domain-containing protein, with protein MSRIDVVLRSARRRYRRLPATEVPDALRRGAVLVDIRPQAQRFREGEVPGALVIERNVLEWRCDPTSDAKLPEAVGDDVEWVILCSEGYTSSLAAAALLDIGLHRATDVIGGYHALAGAGVLTQLAGGASGAPLADAAAGARRWI; from the coding sequence GTGAGCCGCATCGACGTCGTCTTGAGGTCCGCCCGGCGCCGGTATCGCCGCCTGCCCGCCACCGAAGTGCCCGACGCGCTGCGGCGCGGCGCGGTGCTCGTCGACATCCGCCCCCAGGCCCAGCGGTTCCGCGAGGGGGAGGTGCCCGGGGCGCTGGTGATCGAACGCAACGTCCTGGAGTGGCGCTGCGACCCCACCAGCGACGCCAAACTGCCCGAAGCCGTCGGCGACGACGTCGAATGGGTGATCCTGTGCTCGGAGGGCTACACGTCCAGCCTGGCTGCGGCCGCGCTGCTGGACATCGGCCTGCACCGCGCCACCGACGTCATCGGCGGGTATCACGCGTTGGCCGGCGCGGGCGTGCTCACCCAGCTGGCCGGCGGTGCGTCCGGCGCCCCGTTGGCCGACGCGGCCGCGGGCGCCCGCCGCTGGATCTAG